Genomic segment of Desulforhopalus sp.:
AATGCATGTACCTGGGCATCTCCGAACCGAAGTTTTCTTCCGCCGGCAAGAACGTTCGCCTCGATATGCGCCTGGCCATTCGCCTCGGTACCGGAGTGGGCGGGGAATGTCTTGTGCCGGTTGAGTGGCAGGGCTATCTGACCCTGGTCCAGCAGCCGGTTTTTGACGGTCGGACCTTCTCCCTCGGTTTTCGGACAATCGATTCCAGCCTTTCGAACCTCAACCGGCAGCCGGCGAAGATCGCCGGTTTTCTCTGGGAATTTGCCAAACCACGGGTCTATGACCACCTCAACCGGGTGCGCCTCGATCTGGCCCCGCCGGTTCGCGACATGCGCGAGTTCCTGGCGCCGATGTTCCACGATAAGGCCCGTCAGGCCACGCAGAACATGCTGGCAAGCCTGCGCGGCGGGCCGATGACCGTTGGTAAAGACGGGGTTATCGTCGAACTGCAGGCCGAGGTTGAAGAAGTCTATATGCCGGAAGGTAAAGATCTCGGCAAGACCATGGGCCCTGCCGAGCGCAAGAAATTCATTCAATTGTGGGAGACCTGGGACGTCTTCCTCGTCCGCCTGGTCAGCCTTATCGCCTCGGAACCACTGACGCCGGAGGACCAGCTGCTTCTCGCCGATGTCCTGCTTGATACCCGGTATGCCTTCGCGGCGGCGCTGGAAGAGCCCGATCTTGAAAAGGATTTCGTCCGGACGCAGTTCATCTGGGCCTGGCGCAATCTGGCACCGCTCTTCAGGAGGCAGCTGTACGCCAAACCCTCGGCAAATACCCTTGGTTTCCTGGCCTTCTTCACCGCCGCCGACGCCCTGCTGGTCCTTGACCAGATGGGGCCGACCCTCGGCATCGAGATCAGTCAGCAGGGCTTATTGCGTCTGGCCGGCATGCTGACCGGCCAGGAGACGGAGAAGCTGCCCTACACCTCCGAGGTCGATCCGGGACTGCGCAAGCTGTTGATGTTGCCACCGGTTGAGCCCCCGGCCCAGGGAGAAGAGGAAGAAGAAATTCTGGAAATCGATCTGCCGGCCGAGGAGGAAGAACCCGATCCCTTCTCGAAGGTCACCAACTTTTTCTTTGGCCCGGCCTATGCCGCCGAGATGCCGCAGGTTGCTGAGTTGCTCGAATGGAAGGTGCCGGATGATGATATCGCCGGCTATGTTGAGCGGGTGAGGGCGGTTCTCGCCGAGGCCTCGGCAACCGTTCTCGCTAAAGGGGAGATCCCCGAGAACCTGCATTCTATGTTCCGGACGACAATTGTCGCCATGGCCTGGCAGGAAAGCTGCTTTCGCCAATTTATCGAAAAGGGCAAGAAGCTCACCTTTCTGCTGTCCTACAACCAGACCTCGGTCGGGGTGATGCAGATCAACGAACGGGTATGGCGCGGCACGTACGACCGCAATAAACTGCGCTGGAATATCCGCTACAATGCCCTGGCCGGATGCGAGATTGCCGATCTGTATCTGCGCCGCTACGCCCTCCAGGGCAAGGCTCTGGCGCCCGGCGCTCGGGCCGATCTCCTGCCGGCGATTGTCTACGCCATGTACAACGGCGGGCCGGGCCAGCACGAGAAATACCTGGCAAGACAAAAGAGCGGCAAGACCTTCCCCAGCGACCAGTATTTCGCTGAAAAGTTGAAATGGGTCCAGAAGCGGGATTGGGAGCAGATCAGGGAATGTTTAGGCAGCGGCAGCTGAGAAATATCGGCTACTGCGGGGGATTAAGCTAAGGTGTTAGCGCGCTGGCAACCTGCAGTA
This window contains:
- a CDS encoding transglycosylase SLT domain-containing protein yields the protein MKDWQERRWPADRRTGIPMGKVLKVLLSACFFVVLSVSGARAEQVTLPLTLDFKLLTSLIVREAFPGKNQTAAIVGRPGECMYLGISEPKFSSAGKNVRLDMRLAIRLGTGVGGECLVPVEWQGYLTLVQQPVFDGRTFSLGFRTIDSSLSNLNRQPAKIAGFLWEFAKPRVYDHLNRVRLDLAPPVRDMREFLAPMFHDKARQATQNMLASLRGGPMTVGKDGVIVELQAEVEEVYMPEGKDLGKTMGPAERKKFIQLWETWDVFLVRLVSLIASEPLTPEDQLLLADVLLDTRYAFAAALEEPDLEKDFVRTQFIWAWRNLAPLFRRQLYAKPSANTLGFLAFFTAADALLVLDQMGPTLGIEISQQGLLRLAGMLTGQETEKLPYTSEVDPGLRKLLMLPPVEPPAQGEEEEEILEIDLPAEEEEPDPFSKVTNFFFGPAYAAEMPQVAELLEWKVPDDDIAGYVERVRAVLAEASATVLAKGEIPENLHSMFRTTIVAMAWQESCFRQFIEKGKKLTFLLSYNQTSVGVMQINERVWRGTYDRNKLRWNIRYNALAGCEIADLYLRRYALQGKALAPGARADLLPAIVYAMYNGGPGQHEKYLARQKSGKTFPSDQYFAEKLKWVQKRDWEQIRECLGSGS